One genomic region from Saprospiraceae bacterium encodes:
- the pheS gene encoding phenylalanine--tRNA ligase subunit alpha, producing MEATTYEEIKAKFTNTGLEIEESIIDSAEALEIFRIKYLGSKSIIKDLAQYIKEVPGDHRKEAGMLLNHLKTAAENRYQSLQATFVIKSGSKKSNLDLSAPGYPMELGARHPVSIVMNQIIDIFKRIGFTIAEDREIEDDWHNFTALNTPDDHPARDMQDTFYIKDSIQYLLRTHTSPVQARVMTRDKPPIRIIAPGRVYRNETVSARSHCQFHQVEGLYIDEGVSFADMKQTLLYYAREQYGSDVKIRLRPSFFPFTEPSAEMDVYYGLADETAHKITKGTGWLEILGCGMVDPTVLENCGIDSTKYSGFAFGMGIERQVLLKYGVPDIRMLFENDVRFLKQFTGL from the coding sequence ATGGAAGCAACTACCTACGAAGAAATCAAAGCCAAATTCACCAATACCGGTCTGGAGATTGAAGAATCCATCATCGATTCTGCAGAAGCTTTAGAAATATTCAGGATAAAATACCTTGGCAGCAAGAGTATTATCAAAGACTTGGCGCAATACATTAAAGAGGTACCTGGTGATCACCGCAAAGAGGCAGGCATGCTGCTGAATCATTTAAAAACGGCGGCGGAGAATAGATATCAATCACTTCAGGCAACCTTTGTCATCAAGTCCGGTTCGAAAAAATCCAACCTCGATCTCTCTGCACCTGGATATCCGATGGAGCTTGGAGCTCGTCATCCTGTCTCCATCGTGATGAATCAGATCATCGATATTTTTAAGCGTATAGGATTTACTATAGCAGAAGATCGGGAGATCGAAGACGACTGGCATAATTTCACTGCCTTGAATACTCCCGATGACCATCCTGCCAGGGATATGCAGGATACTTTTTATATCAAAGACTCTATCCAGTATTTGCTGCGCACCCATACCTCGCCCGTACAGGCGCGTGTCATGACGAGGGACAAACCTCCGATAAGGATCATTGCACCAGGCCGGGTCTATCGCAATGAGACTGTATCTGCGCGATCACACTGCCAGTTTCACCAGGTAGAGGGGCTTTATATAGATGAGGGAGTATCTTTTGCAGACATGAAGCAGACCCTCTTATATTATGCCCGCGAACAGTATGGGTCCGATGTAAAGATCAGGCTGAGACCATCTTTTTTCCCATTCACAGAGCCTAGTGCAGAGATGGATGTATATTATGGTTTGGCTGATGAGACAGCCCATAAGATTACTAAAGGAACCGGTTGGTTGGAGATCCTCGGTTGTGGCATGGTAGATCCTACAGTTTTGGAAAATTGTGGCATCGATTCCACCAAATATTCAGGATTTGCTTTTGGTATGGGCATCGAGCGCCAGGTGCTGCTTAAATATGGAGTACCGGATATCAGGATGTTATTTGAGAATGATGTCCGTTTTTTGAAGCAATTTACGGGGTTGTAA
- a CDS encoding type II toxin-antitoxin system PemK/MazF family toxin — protein MKQYEIWLVNLDPTFGSEPGKIRPALIVQSDILNNLNPRTTMICPITTNVVPASKFLRLNIPKNQSGLEHPSDILIDQIRSVDNRRFIKLIGNLQSDSIKVLKANLKLLLDLEDE, from the coding sequence ATGAAACAGTATGAAATCTGGTTAGTCAATTTAGACCCAACTTTTGGTTCTGAGCCTGGCAAGATAAGGCCGGCCCTCATCGTTCAAAGTGATATTCTTAATAATTTAAACCCCAGGACCACCATGATTTGTCCGATCACAACTAATGTGGTACCAGCAAGTAAATTCCTGCGATTAAATATCCCAAAAAACCAAAGTGGATTAGAGCATCCATCCGACATATTGATAGACCAGATAAGATCGGTTGATAATCGACGATTTATAAAATTAATTGGCAACTTACAATCCGATTCTATTAAGGTACTCAAAGCAAATTTGAAACTATTATTGGATCTAGAAGACGAATAG